The Comamonas endophytica sequence ACGGTGGTGGTCTTGCCGCTGCCCGTAGGCCCGGTAATCAGCAGCATGCCGTGCGGGCGAGTGGCCAGATCGCGAATCAGGGGTGCAACACTGCCGTCGAATCCCAGCAGGTCCAGCGACACCCCGCTTTCGCCGTGGCGCAGCTGGGCCTTGTCCAGCAGACGCAGCACGGCGTCTTCCCCGAAAATGCCCGGCATGATGGAGACCCGCAGGTCCACCGCCTCCACGCCCCCGGAAGGCTGCCAATGGATGCGTCCGTCCTGGGGCCGCCGCCTCTCGGTGATGTCCAGCTGCGCCAGGACCTTGATGCGCGAGATGATCTCTTCGGCGCGCTGGGGATCTTCCATCCGCGGTCCGCGCGCCATCACGCCGTCAAGCCGGTATTTGACTCCCACCCCCTGCCTATCGCTCTCAAAGTGGATGTCGCTGGCGCCGTCGGCATAAGCGCGTTCGATGGCCTCGTTCACAAAGGCCACCACGGGGCCTGCCGCCATCGAGGCAGGCTCTGCACCGGATGCGGGCACCGGCCGCGTGGGCACGGAACTGTCGGCTTCCGAGGAGACCCTGCTTCGAAGCTGCAACAGTTGTGCCGGTTGGGCCAGGGCCAGTCGCGCGCCTGCTGTCGCCAGGCGCTGCAGGCATTGGGTGGCAGTGCTTGACCATGGATCATCAAACAGGAGCAGCATGCCTTGCGGCAATTCCACCCGCAGCCCCTCGGCTACGCCGGGAATAGCACTGACCCGGGCCTTTTCCAGGGCAGCACCATCAAGCAGCGCCACGCCCTGGCTGTCCAGCAAGGCCTGTGCCGAAAACATCTCCCCCACTCCATTCGCAGGTAGTTGCAAAGCGCGCCATCATGTACGGGACCCGACGAACGTGCCCGCTCGATGGTCTGTGCCACTTGTTTTGCGTTTGGGAATTTGGATAGGTGCTGAAGCATGCCGAAGAGATCAAAAGTTCAGCGCAGCACAGTGGCCATATCGAACACTGGCAGATACATCATGATGACGATGCCACCGACCATCAGGGCCACGGCCATCAGCAGCACAGGTTCGACGATGCGCGTCAGCCGCTCGACGAAAAGCTCGAACTGCTCGCCGTGCAGCCGGGAAACGACATCGGCCGCAAGATGGAAATCGCCATTGCGTTCCGCTGCCGCCATCAGGCGCCTGCCCACCTCGTTGCACAGGTGCGCTTCGGCCAGGGCTTGAGCGACGGCGCCCCCCTGCTCGATGCGGTGCAAGCCTGTTTGCAGGGCCATCGACAGCCTTGCATCCAGGGCCGAACGGCTGGCTACCCGCAGGGCCTCGGTCATCG is a genomic window containing:
- a CDS encoding GspE/PulE family protein, with the translated sequence MFSAQALLDSQGVALLDGAALEKARVSAIPGVAEGLRVELPQGMLLLFDDPWSSTATQCLQRLATAGARLALAQPAQLLQLRSRVSSEADSSVPTRPVPASGAEPASMAAGPVVAFVNEAIERAYADGASDIHFESDRQGVGVKYRLDGVMARGPRMEDPQRAEEIISRIKVLAQLDITERRRPQDGRIHWQPSGGVEAVDLRVSIMPGIFGEDAVLRLLDKAQLRHGESGVSLDLLGFDGSVAPLIRDLATRPHGMLLITGPTGSGKTTTVYAALSEVNDGLEKIITIEDPVEYELPGVLQIPVNEQKGLTFATGLRSILRHDPDKILVGEIRDAETARIAVQSSLTGHLVFTTVHANSLLDVLGRFQHFGIEAFALASALNGVVVQRLLRQACQHCLQWRETTVDERARIAAQQTPVPERMPCPSGCPHCRHTGYKGRFVVAEVHMLSDHVRDLMVARASMSEFKQAVYRDPAQRLIAQAIHLVGMGKTTLAEVTRVVGLA